Proteins encoded together in one Amblyomma americanum isolate KBUSLIRL-KWMA chromosome 1, ASM5285725v1, whole genome shotgun sequence window:
- the LOC144114248 gene encoding uncharacterized protein LOC144114248 encodes MKSTGLFCGLLLVNAVKAGFLGGGGGGLGGGGYGGGGYGGGGFGGGGYGGGGYGGGGYGGGGYGGGGYGGGGFGGGGLGGGGHTSTYLVRTVSKSTGGGGFGGGGYGGGLGGYGGGGLGGYGGGGYGGGGYGGGGYGGGLGGFGGGGYGGGAGGGAKVIIIKGGGGGGLGGGGYGGGLGGYGGGLGGASYGGGGYGGGGYGGGGYGGGGHHGGWH; translated from the exons ATGAAGTCCACG GGCCTGTTTTGCGGTCTCCTGCTAGTCAACGCCGTTAAGGCGGGCTTCCTCGGTGGAGGCGGTGGTGGACTAGGAGGCGGaggttacggcggcggtggatATGGAGGTGGTGGCTTCGGTGGCGGCGGCTACGGAGGCGGCGGCTATGGTGGCGGCGGCTACGGCGGCGGAGGTTACGGCGGCGGAGGCTACGGCGGCGGAGGCTTCGGAGGTGGAGGCCTGGGTGGCGGCGGCCACACTTCCACATACCTAGTCCGCACCGTTAGCAAATCCACCGGCGGAGGAGGCTTCGGTGGAGGCGGATACGGCGGAGGCCTCGGTGGATatggaggcggcggcttgggagGATACGGTGGCGGAGGCTACGGAGGTGGAGGTTATGGCGGTGGTGGATACGGCGGCGGTTTGGGTGGCTTCGGAGGCGGTGGCTACGGCGGTGGAGCTGGTGGCGGCGCCAAGGTGATCATCATCAAGGGTGGAGGTGGCGGAGGACTCGGAGGAGGAGGATATGGTGGAGGACTCGGCGGCTACGGAGGAGGTCTCGGAGGAGCCAGCTACGGCGGTGGTGGATACGGCGGTGGTGGATATGGTGGCGGCGGATATGGTGGCGGAGGCCACCATGGCGGCTGGCACTAA